A single Diceros bicornis minor isolate mBicDic1 chromosome 7, mDicBic1.mat.cur, whole genome shotgun sequence DNA region contains:
- the LRRC32 gene encoding transforming growth factor beta activator LRRC32 — protein MSHQILLLLAVLSLSLATSQHRDKVPCKMVDKEVLCQGLGLLQVPSVLPRDIEALDLSGNQLRSILASPLGFYTALRHLDLSTNEISFLQPGVFQALPHLEHLNLAHNRLAVGTALSTGGLGPLPHVLSLDLSGNSLYSGLVERLLGEAPALRTLSLAKNSLTRLTRHSFGGTPALEWLDLHSNVLMDIEDGAFEALPHLAHLNLSRNSLTCISDFSLQQLRVLDLSCNSIEAFQTALEPQAEYQLTWLDLRENKLLHFPDLAALPRLTYLNVSNNLIRLPAGPPPGGEGIHAPSEGWSALPLLNPSRNTSTHTLSQLLNLDLSYNEIELIPEGFLERLTSLRFLNLSRNCLRAFEARRAGSLPCLVLLDVSHNALEMLELGTSALGSLRMLLLQDNALRDLPPYTFASLVSLQRLNLQGNRVSPCGGPGEPGPSGCVAFSGISSLRILNLVDNEMETLRAGAFLHTPLTELDLSANPGLDVAVGALAGLEASLEVLALQGNGLAVLQVDLPCFSCLKWLNLAENRLSRLPAWTQAVSLEVLDLRNNSFSLLPGSAMGGLETSLRRLYLQGNPLSCCGNGWLASQLHQGRVDVDATQDLICRFGSQEEVALSHVRPEDCEKGGLKTVTLIIILTFTLVSAILLTTLATYCCVRRQKFNQQYKA, from the exons ATGAGCCACCAGATCCTGCTGCTCCTGGCAGTGCTGTCCCTGAGCCTGGCTACCTCCCAGCACCGGGACAAGGTGCCCTGTAAGATG gtgGACAAGGAGGTCTTGTGCCAGGGCCTTGGTCTGCTCCAGGTCCCCTCAGTGCTTCCGCGGGACATTGAGGCCCTCGACCTATCTGGAAACCAGCTGCGGAGCATCCTGGCCTCACCCCTGGGCTTCTACACAGCGCTTCGTCACCTGGACCTGAGCACCAACGAGATCAGCTTCCTCCAGCCAGGTGTCTTCCAGGCCCTGCCCCACCTGGAGCACCTCAACCTGGCCCACAACCGCCTGGCGGTGGGCACCGCGCTGAGCACTGGTGGTCTGGGCCCCCTGCCGCACGTGTTGTCCCTGGACCTGTCTGGGAACAGCCTGTACAGTGGCCTGGTGGAGCGGCTGCTGGGGGAGGCGCCCGCCCTGCGCACCCTCTCGCTGGCGAAGAACAGCCTGACGCGCCTCACCCGCCATAGCTTCGGGGGCACGCCGGCGCTGGAGTGGCTCGACCTGCACAGCAACGTGCTCATGGACATCGAGGATGGCGCTTTCGAGGCCCTGCCCCACCTGGCCCACCTCAATCTCTCCAGGAACTCCCTCACCTGCATCTCCGACTTCAGCCTCCAGCAGCTGCGGGTGCTCGACCTGAGCTGCAACAGCATAGAGGCCTTTCAGACGGCCCTGGAGCCCCAGGCCGAGTACCAGCTCACCTGGCTGGACCTGCGGGAGAACAAGCTGCTCCACTTCCCTGACCTGGCCGCCCTCCCCAGACTCACCTACCTGAATGTGTCCAACAACCTCATCCGGCTCCCCGCGGGGCCGCCCCCGGGCGGCGAGGGCATCCACGCGCCCTCCGAGGGTTGGTCAGCCTTGCCTCTCTTGAACCCCAGCCGGAACACCAGCACCCACACCCTCTCCCAGCTCTTGAATCTGGATTTGAGCTACAATGAGATTGAGCTCATTCCCGAGGGCTTTCTGGAGCGCCTGACCTCCCTGCGCTTCCTGAACCTCAGCCGAAACTGCTTGCGGGCCTTCGAGGCCCGGCGTgcgggctccctgccctgccttgtGCTCCTGGACGTCAGCCACAATGCGCTGGAGATGCTGGAGTTGGGCACCAGCGCCCTGGGGTCTCTGCGGATGCTGCTTCTGCAGGACAATGCCCTCCGGGACCTACCGCCATACACCTTTGCCAGCCTGGTCAGCCTGCAGAGGCTCAACCTGCAGGGGAATCGAGTCAGCCCCTGTGGGGGCCCCGGTGAGCCTGGACCCTCGGGCTGTGTGGCCTTCTCTGGCATCTCCTCCCTCCGCATCCTGAACCTAGTGGACAATGAGATGGAGACACTCCGGGCAGGTGCCTTCCTCCACACGCCACTTACCGAGCTGGACCTCTCCGCCAACCCTGGGCTGGATGTGGCCGTAGGGGCCTTGGCAGGCCTGGAGGCCTCCTTGGAGGTCCTGGCCCTGCAGGGCAATGGGCTGGCCGTCCTGCAGGTGGATCTGCCCTGCTTCAGCTGCCTCAAGTGGCTCAATCTCGCCGAGAACCGCCTGAGCCGCCTGCCTGCCTGGACGCAGGCGGTGTCCCTGGAGGTGCTGGACCTGAGGAACAACAGCTTCAGCCTCCTGCCGGGCAGTGCCATGGGCggcctggagaccagcctgcGGCGCCTCTACCTGCAGGGGAATCCACTCAGCTGCTGCGGCAACGGCTGGCTGGCCTCCCAGCTGCACCAGGGCCGCGTGGACGTGGACGCCACCCAGGACCTGATCTGCCGCTTTGGCTCCCAGGAGGAGGTGGCCCTGAGCCACGTGCGTCCCGAGGACTGTGAGAAGGGGGGGCTCAAGACCGTCaccctcatcatcatcctcaCCTTCACCCTGGTCTCTGCCATCCTCCTCACCACTCTGGCCACCTATTGCTGTGTCCGCCGGCAGAAGTTCAACCAGCAGTACAAAGCCTAG